The following DNA comes from Paracoccus methylovorus.
GCGAGGCGGGCGAGATCGCCGGCGCCAGCCTCGGCTCGATAAAGCCCATGGCGATCTGCGCGCCCTCGCCACCGTTCGCAGCGATCTTGCCGCGTTCGACGGCAAAGGCCAGTTCATGGCCCAACTCCTCGTCCAGCACGGTGATCAGGCGGGTCATGGCGGCACGATCCACCGCCATGCGCGCCATATCCGCGGCCATGCGCCGTGTTTCGGGCACATACAGAAACGGGATCTTTGCCCAGGTTGCCAGATCGACATAGATCGCATTTGGCACCGGCAAAAGACCCGGCCCCATCACGCGCCGCAACTTTCCACCATGCCCCAAGGCCGGCATGGCATGGTTCAGCGAGATTTGCTGGTCGAAATCGGTTCCCCCCAGCCGGATGCCGTGATTGGCCAGAATCTCCAGTCCTTCATTCCCGCTGCGAAAGACCGAGAAATCCGAGGTGCCGCCGCCGATATCCACGATCAGCCCGATTTCTCCTGCCCGGCCCAGCCCGTGGCTGGCAAGTGCGGCGGCCTCGGGCTCGGCCAGAAAGGCGACCTCGTCAAAGCCGGCCGCCAGATAGCAGCCGCGTAGATCTGCCTCGGCCTGCGCGTCGCGGGTGGGGTCATTCGAGTGGAAATGCACCGGCCGGCCCGAAAGCACGCGGTGAAAGCCCCGGCCCGTTACAGTCTCTGCCCGTTCGCGCAACGTGACCAGAAAGGCGGTGACGATTTCGGCAAGTGTGCGGCGTTTGCCCGAGATAAGCCGCGATTCATGGAAAAGCGTCGTGCCCAACACGCTTTTCAGCGCCCGCATATAGCGGCCTTCGGCGCCCTGCGTCAGCGCCTCTGCCGCGGCCGTGCCGATCCGCATGCCGCCGCGAGCAGGAAAGAAGACGGCGGTGGGCAAGGTCTCGCCGTCCGCTTCGATGGCGATACGCCGCGGCCGGCCTTGGTGCAGGATTGCGACGG
Coding sequences within:
- a CDS encoding Hsp70 family protein → MQNDILAIDFGTSNSAVAILHQGRPRRIAIEADGETLPTAVFFPARGGMRIGTAAAEALTQGAEGRYMRALKSVLGTTLFHESRLISGKRRTLAEIVTAFLVTLRERAETVTGRGFHRVLSGRPVHFHSNDPTRDAQAEADLRGCYLAAGFDEVAFLAEPEAAALASHGLGRAGEIGLIVDIGGGTSDFSVFRSGNEGLEILANHGIRLGGTDFDQQISLNHAMPALGHGGKLRRVMGPGLLPVPNAIYVDLATWAKIPFLYVPETRRMAADMARMAVDRAAMTRLITVLDEELGHELAFAVERGKIAANGGEGAQIAMGFIEPRLAPAISPASLNEALSGYRTELHDAAAETLRMAGIAPAQVGSVILVGGSSLMGLVAAEALRLCPEAQLLRSEAFTAVVDGLALATAR